AGGTTGGAATGTGGaggaaaaagcaaaaagttATTTACAGTTGAGAAACGcaattttaatatgtaaataaattagtaTAAGGTGGTACAACGTTTATCGAAAAATGAAAAGATATACTTCTCACTTGATTCTAAGTAAAAATGCCTACTTACACTAACTTAAGGTTATGGAATGAAAATTAACTGCATCgttttcaaactattttttgacTTTTAAATCAGTCCAGCTTAATTATTTTCCACTACCAAGTATTATTTTGTGATGCAGAACTTATTTTTCAAATGTGGCTTTTCCAAAAATGGGCGGAGAGTGTAGCACATTTGAGTGCGCGCATATGTGCGGATTAATCGCGGCCGCAGTGGTCGCTAAGCTGCATAGTGAGTCAAAAACACTCATATTTTCTCAATATTTACCTAACACATTCAATTACTTAGCACTTAAGTGAATAATCATGTATGTGTCCACTCACCAGCTGTGacattttttcctcttttgttgGTGCTGGTTCACCGCATCGTCCGCATAGTTAGAAATCATGGCGAATAGATCGAAATGCATGCCGCGCACCTTGCCTTTGGGCAGCAACATATTATGTGGCCAACCGCAGCCGCAAAAGTGTAAACGATTGGAGAGTTCCGGCGCTCTTACGGATAATTCGTCTTTGTTTGTTGTACGGCCAAAAGTACGTTCAATGGCGATGGTAACGGATGATTCAACGGAAAGCCGCTTGAATTGGTTTCTACCAGGCGAAACTAAGAAAACATTCAAACGAAATCGGTGtgtaaatttcaattcaaataatGCATAGTGCGTTTAGTATAACCACTCACGTCTAACGGTAAATTTATCCATTTCAATGGCCAACAAACGCTGTTCTTCAAGCGTCAATCTCTTGCCGCGTTCATCTAACTGTGGACAGAGAAAAATGCGACAAGTGCCACGTTTCATTTGTTCACTCGTGTTTTCAACCACAAATTGGTATTCGAAAGGTGCATGCTGGAGatgcgtataagaggcatataaACCGGTATCTGCGGTAAAATCCAAGCCGGCTGCCAGGTCAACTTCAGAGTTTTGCCAGAATGTTTCAAATTGATTCGGTTCGTTCAGTGTACTTGATCTCACTACAAAGCTTCGAAAATTTATACCTGCGTAGTCGAGTTGCTTTTTGCAATAGGGTGGCAatagaattttgaatttattgaatatattgttAATGAATGTGTGCCAGCGGTAGAAGATCGGATCTCGCATAGCGGTCATATTGTGGCCCATGACGCCGGACTCCTCTTTGTGGCGATTATCTGGATCGTGCGCACAGGCAATTAAATCGTGGCCCATATTGTGTAGTTTGCCATAGTATTGCGGATTGATAGACAGATCGGATTGCTCAATGATATTACCGAGCAAATCGATGCCACTTACCTCATCAAGCTTGCGTTTCTCGCCTTTGggctataaacaaaaattgtaaattaagtATTATTGTTTTTCTCGTTCTATTATTGTTCTTTCCAATAATAGCAGTGCGAGTTATTGCAGAGttttgactttatttattttctatttaatttctttaacttttttttataaaaatatagagtatactaaaacaaaaaaaaaacaactttatatttcaaactttatgtaaaatgaaaaaaaatcaacatattttacttaaaacatCTAACTTTTTATTCATAGTTTTTAGAAGAATTTCGGGTGTGCACTGTAAgagtatattgaatttttattttgtggcagTTTGTACTCGTAGTGGTTTAGAATtcacgttgattttttataattgtttttgtaaacatccttatgcattttcttccatctAATAAATGCCCGAAATGTTTTTACATCGAAAAAACGCAAAAGGCggccaacaaaaacaaaaaaaaaaaatattttattcaaacaaaaaaaaaaacaaaaaaaaaaatcaatgactacaaaactgcatattagaaatttttccttaaaaaagaGTGACATATTACTAAAAACcggttaaattttttagaattttgtaggaattttaaattttatgtaatatgatttttgttctagtttaaaatatattttaataaaaaaaacaaaaaataaatagtcaaaactttgcaacatGTTGCGCTATTATAACTGTTGTACACTTGCTTTTACTTACATTTACCACATAACGCTGATCGATGGCCGCCAAAATGCGGTCACACCAGCGCTCCAAATCCGCAATGTCTATCGCTGCGTTCTCGCGATTGACATCCTGTAATATTTGATTATTGCAACGTCCAGGATAAGTGCGATCACTTATGCTGTTAAATAATTTTGGGAAGTACCCTTCCGCGATTGGTTCGCGTAGATTACTCAGTGGTAGTGTTTTAGCCAATTTATTACTGAATCGTTCGGCATTGTAACGCGCTAAAATCTGCTGGTGCATATAGTAGAAGAGTTCACCACGACGATCTTTGTCGACAGTCTTACGGTTACCGCTAGTCGGGTAAACAAGATGCCAGTGCCAATGATGCATATTCACGCCTATATCCTCACGAAAGTAGGCCAAGCGTTGTTCGAATTCCCGATCAGAGGCCGTAAAGTTACGCCCAATTTTTACGGGCTTTTATGGGTAGAACAGAGAAGAAGAGAGATATATgttagatatatatatgtacgtgtagTAAATGAAgaatagcagcaacaaaaatatgACCACGATATATGGGGGAATGATAAGAGTCGTGTGAGGAACTAATTGACTAGAATTATTGCAAGACTTGAGGTGCCAGTGCGACTCTATGGCAAGTGATCCAAGTACTTTGGGCATAGTCTtcaatatttctgaaaattgatttatttttagacTTGAATAAAATGagaagtaaatagaaaaaaattttaaaaacattgaaTTGTTTTGAGATTCAAGgcagaaaattttgatatggagtttgttaaaatcaaatatcttcggTTATTTCTTATACAGCAAAAAGCAAAGTTTTTTTAGGATTGTaggattaaacatttttatgtaaattagtttttttaaatctcaaaattttaaattttttaaaaagctatTCAATTAACTTCTtaatagataaataaacaaataaatcatttttcacttgaCATGGATCCGCTCATACTTAGTTTCGTAATTGAgagaatttttatgaaatatctcCGCAATCACATCATTCTAGTACAATATAGTCAATCTTCGAGAAAATGAGTTGCACACTTTTCTCAATAACCTACCTTAGTTTTATGCTGCAATTCCACAGACTTGCGCATCTTACGAAACACTGAAGGTTCAACGAAATACGTTGGAAATATTTCCACTACTGGAGGCACCCAATTGCCACGAGTCTCTGGACGATGCAGCAAAGCAACTGCATAACAATATTGAAAGAGCATAGGATTCAAACGATGCCTGTAAATAAGGtgtaaataaagtttaaaataaagcaaaaatatttcattggaAATCTGAAATTCTCTCTACCTAATATAAACACACAAGCCCAGAAAAGTGTCCAAATCCTTGGCACTGAGAAGCAGATCGGTAAGTTCACCAGCGATTTTTTGGTGCAGCGAATTAAAAAGCGAAAAGCTTTGTCTTTTGCCCAATTTTTCAGCAAAGGACAAGTCTGGCTTTGACGGCAACTCAATTAAGGATAACTGAAATATAtggaaaaagtcaaaaaattatatttacatgtCACTGTATCTCACTCTTTTGGGGCTTTTAGTCGCATAACGTTTCTGCAACATCTCCTTCACACCCACATCGCGCTCTCTGTAATAAGATTCCGGTAATTCGAAAATACACTTTCCATTATCCCGACAAGTGTAAATAGGTTCAAAGGGACTTTGAAAGAGCATTTCAAAAGCTTTCGTATAATCCGTCATTTTGATGTATGTTTTACAAGGCGCCACCTGAAGTAAACTGTTGGCTGTCATCGCAATGTGTGCGCTTTTATAATCAAAGCCTTCCGCCTGAGCAGCCGCAAACGCATTCTTGAGTTATGATGTTGCGTAATTTTATCACACTTCCAAGAAGACTCAAATTATTTCATTGGTATTTTTGTGAACTTatgtttattttgatttacctCGGGGTTATTCAACTTTTAATTCCGagagtatttaaaaaatgcgctttaattgtaaaagtgatgaaactttgaatttaaattaatgtttGGAGTACGTTATAAGAAGTGGAGTTAATTACAAGATTTATCATCTTATCGGATGGTTTATAATCATATTATTACTATTGCAACTGCACGCTTCTAATCCCACATCGcttttctatatatttataatagtaaTACTTTTGTCTCTGTAGTATGCCTCATGGCCGTCACTTTGAGCTGAGAGATCTTTTGTCTCCTACAAAATGCTTTAGAAGTAGTTCATACTAGTCCTACTGACTGGCACTACTGCCTTAAATGTATTACATCAGGTTCTATTTACCTTTGATTTCCCTGCTTCAGGTTGAAAATTGGTTGAAAGccaaattttttcagttgaTTTTCGGCCTTAcccaaaaaaatctcaaaatatcTGCAAGAGGAGATTTCTTGATTTTATTCGGATCtttttgatctcgatgaaagacGTGGAATCTTGTCTTTGCTAAGGCACAATTGCAACAAGATATGTAATTTCATCATCCTCCAGATAGAGACTACACTTTGTCTTATGCCAATATGAATGTGTTGAGAGATGGTAATTTAAGTAATAGTAACCTAATTATCATAGAAAACCAACTATTTTCTTAATGTCTACTCCAAGCATGTCTACTTGATGTAGTTCCCTATTGCAGGTAAAAGGTCTTATAAACCTTTTGGCTTCACGGAGTTCTTTTGTAACTTTTCAATGGGTGATACTTTGAGTATTTTCCTAACTTACCCCGTATTTAGCTTCTGTCCAGTTGATACTACAGTGTAGTTGTGGACCGTTAAAATCTGCTGTCGACCCCGCCCTAGcgagttcatcagcaatttcattaccTTTCTATTTACCAGGTGACCCGGAACCCAGCTTAGTGCAATTTGATTTGCTGCACTAAGTTGCTTTAGGTTGTTATAGTATTCGTACACTACTTTCGGTTCCACAGAATGTAAGACTAGTGCTTTTAATGCAGCTTGATTGTCCGAGTACGAGTATATAGCCCACATCCTTATTGCCCCTCAAAATATATATTCTCGCACAGATTGAAATTGCTTCaatttcagcctgaaagacgctATACCGATTGCCCATTGGTTCGGAAGTTTTAGTGTTTGGGCGATAGATTTCCACACCGACTctagtttttgttttcgaaCCGTCTGTGAACCATTCGATGCTTCTACGATAGATCCATTCATCCATTCATCGCGATCTGAGATTATGATTTTAAACCTATTGTTAAAAACATGTTTGGAATCATATAGACTGTTCATGATCATATTCTATTCTGATCCCATATCTCTGTTATGatgcagtctgtgtcagaaaaaaggaaccgggattattcatgaagtataaaaaaaatatatttacattttttttacatgaaagtttgaacaaaactacgagtc
The sequence above is drawn from the Anastrepha obliqua isolate idAnaObli1 chromosome 4, idAnaObli1_1.0, whole genome shotgun sequence genome and encodes:
- the LOC129245195 gene encoding phenoloxidase 3-like translates to MTDYTKAFEMLFQSPFEPIYTCRDNGKCIFELPESYYRERDVGVKEMLQKRYATKSPKRLSLIELPSKPDLSFAEKLGKRQSFSLFNSLHQKIAGELTDLLLSAKDLDTFLGLCVYIRHRLNPMLFQYCYAVALLHRPETRGNWVPPVVEIFPTYFVEPSVFRKMRKSVELQHKTKPVKIGRNFTASDREFEQRLAYFREDIGVNMHHWHWHLVYPTSGNRKTVDKDRRGELFYYMHQQILARYNAERFSNKLAKTLPLSNLREPIAEGYFPKLFNSISDRTYPGRCNNQILQDVNRENAAIDIADLERWCDRILAAIDQRYVVNPKGEKRKLDEVSGIDLLGNIIEQSDLSINPQYYGKLHNMGHDLIACAHDPDNRHKEESGVMGHNMTAMRDPIFYRWHTFINNIFNKFKILLPPYCKKQLDYAGINFRSFVVRSSTLNEPNQFETFWQNSEVDLAAGLDFTADTGLYASYTHLQHAPFEYQFVVENTSEQMKRGTCRIFLCPQLDERGKRLTLEEQRLLAIEMDKFTVRLSPGRNQFKRLSVESSVTIAIERTFGRTTNKDELSVRAPELSNRLHFCGCGWPHNMLLPKGKVRGMHFDLFAMISNYADDAVNQHQQKRKKCHSCEIISNEVADENETLCNDDAASYCGLRDKLYPDKRTMGFPFDRRLPADNLNELVQLYQNMHSIDVVINFKDEVRSAVKNDKIIFRDD